The following DNA comes from Pseudomonas triticicola.
TGCATAGCGGCCCTGCTCACGGGAGCCGTAGGACGAGCCTTTACGCCCGCCGAACGGTACGTGGTAATCCACACCGGCGGTCGGCAGATTGACCATCACCATCCCGGCCTGGGAGTGGCGCTTGAAGTGGTTGGCGTACTTCAGCGAGGTGGTGGCGATGCCGGCCGACAAGCCGAATTCGGTGTCGTTGGCCATTGCCAGCGCAGCTTCGTAATCGGCCACACGAACAATGTTGGCCACCGGGCCGAAAATTTCTTCGCGGCTGATGCGCATCGACGCTTCGCTGTCGGCAAACAAGGTTGGTGCGAGGAAGTAGCCTTCGGTATCGCAGGTCACCACACCACCGCCGCTGACCAGACGTGCACCTTCGGACTGGCCGATGTCGATGTACTTCATGTCCTGCTCAAGCTGCGCCTGGGAAACCACCGGACCGATGTCGGTGCCGGCTTTCAGCGCGTGGCCGACCGTGATCGACTTCATGCGCTCGGCCATCGCTTCAACGAACTTGTCGTGGATGCCAGCGGTGACGATCAGACGGCTCGACGCTGTGCAGCGCTGGCCGGTGGAGTAGAACGCGCTCTGCACCGACAGCTCGACCGCTTGCTTGAGGTCGGCGTCGTCGAGAATGATCTGCGGGTTCTTGCCGCCCATTTCCAGCTGCACCTTGGCCTGGCGCGAAACGCAGTTGACCGCGATCTGACGACCCACGCCCACCGAACCGGTGAAGCTGATGCCGTCGACTTTCGGGCTGTTGACCAACGCCTCGCCAACCACGCGACCGCTGCCCATTACGAGGTTGAACACACCGGCCGGGAAGCCCGCGCGGGAAATGATTTCCGCCAGCGCCCAGGCGCAGCCCGGCACCAGATCGGCAGGCTTGAGTACGACGCAGTTGCCATAGGCCAGGGCCGGAGCAATTTTCCACGCCGGGATCGCAATCGGGAAGTTCCACGGGGTGATCAGACCGACCACGCCCAGCGCTTCGCGAGTGACTTCGACGTTGACGCCCGGGCGTACCGACGGCACATAGTCACCGGACAGTCGCAGGCATTCGCCGGCGAAGAACTTGAAAATATTGCCGGCGCGGGTCACTTCACCGATCGCTTCCGGCAGGGTCTTGCCCTCTTCACGGGCCAACAGCGTGCCGAGCTCTTCGCGACGGGCGAGGATCTCGCTGCCGACTTTATCCAGCGAATCGTGGCGGGCCTGGATGCCCGAAGTGGAGTACGCCGG
Coding sequences within:
- a CDS encoding aldehyde dehydrogenase family protein, giving the protein MTTAKRYDNYINGEWVAGADYSANINPSELSDTIGDYAKADLTQVNAAIDAARAAFPAYSTSGIQARHDSLDKVGSEILARREELGTLLAREEGKTLPEAIGEVTRAGNIFKFFAGECLRLSGDYVPSVRPGVNVEVTREALGVVGLITPWNFPIAIPAWKIAPALAYGNCVVLKPADLVPGCAWALAEIISRAGFPAGVFNLVMGSGRVVGEALVNSPKVDGISFTGSVGVGRQIAVNCVSRQAKVQLEMGGKNPQIILDDADLKQAVELSVQSAFYSTGQRCTASSRLIVTAGIHDKFVEAMAERMKSITVGHALKAGTDIGPVVSQAQLEQDMKYIDIGQSEGARLVSGGGVVTCDTEGYFLAPTLFADSEASMRISREEIFGPVANIVRVADYEAALAMANDTEFGLSAGIATTSLKYANHFKRHSQAGMVMVNLPTAGVDYHVPFGGRKGSSYGSREQGRYAQEFYTVVKTAYVGS